The Rhinopithecus roxellana isolate Shanxi Qingling chromosome 13, ASM756505v1, whole genome shotgun sequence genome contains a region encoding:
- the PTK6 gene encoding protein-tyrosine kinase 6 isoform X1 encodes MVSRDQAHLGPKYVGLWDFKARTDEELSFRAGDVFYVARKEEQWWWATLLDEAGGAVAQGYVPHSYLVERETVESEPWFFGCISRSEAVHLLQAEGNAAGTFLIRVSEKPGADYVLSVRDVQAVRHYKIWRRAGGQLHLNEAVSFPSLPELVNYHRAQSLSHGLRLATPCQKHEPEPLPHWDDWERPREEFTLCRKLGSGYFGEVFEGLWKDLVQVAIKVISRDNLLHQQTLQSEIQAMKKLRHKHILALYAVVSVGDPVYIITELMVKGSLLELLRDSDERVLPVSELLDIAWQVAEGMCYLESQNYIHRDLAARNILVGENTLCKVGDFGLARLIKEDVYLSHDRNVPYKWTAPEALSRGHYSTKSDVWSFGVLLHEIFSRGQVPYPGMSNHEAFLRVDAGYRMPCPLECPPSVHKLMLTCWCRDPEQRPCFKALRERLSSFTSYENPT; translated from the exons ATGGTGTCCCGGGACCAGGCTCACCTGGGCCCCAAGTATGTGGGCCTCTGGGACTTCAAGGCCCGGACGGATGAGGAGCTGAGCTTCCGAGCGGGGGACGTCTTCTACGTGGCCAGGAAGGAGGAGCAGTGGTGGTGGGCCACGCTGCTGGACGAGGCGGGTGGGGCTGTGGCCCAGGGCTATGTGCCCCACAGCTACCTGGTCGAGAGGGAGACCGTGGAGTCGGAACC GTGGTTCTTTGGCTGCATCTCCCGCTCAGAAGCTGTGCATCTGCTGCAGGCCGAGGGTAACGCCGCCGGCACCTTCCTGATCAGGGTCAGCGAGAAGCCAGGCGCCGACTACGTCCTGTCGG TGCGGGACGTGCAGGCTGTGCGGCACTACAAGATCTGGCGGCGAGCCGGGGGCCAGCTACACCTGAACGAGGCGGTGTCCTTCCCCAGCCTGCCCGAGCTTGTGAACTACCACAGGGCCCAGAGCCTGTCCCACGGCCTGCGGCTGGCCACGCCCTGCCAGAAG CATGAGCCTGAGCCCCTGCCCCACTGGGATGACTGGGAGAGGCCGAGGGAGGAGTTCACACTCTGCAGGAAGCTGGGGTCCGGCTACTTTGGGGAGGTCTTCGAGGGGCTCTGGAAAGACCTGGTCCAGGTGGCCATTAAGGTGATTTCTCGAG ACAACCTCCTGCACCAGCAGACGCTGCAGTCGGAGATCCAGGCCATGAAGAAGCTGCGGCACAAACACATCCTGGCACTGTACGCCGTGGTGTCCGTGGGGGACCCTGTGTACATCATCACGGAGCTCATGGTCAAGGGCAGCCTGCTGGAGCTGCTTCGTG ATTCTGATGAGAGAGTCCTGCCCGTTTCGGAGCTGCTGGACATCGCCTGGCAGGTGGCTGAGGGCATGTGTTACCTGGAGTCTCAGAATTACATCCACCGGGACCTGGCCGCCAGGAACATCCTCGTCGGGGAAAACACCCTCTGCAAAGTTGGGGACTTCGGGCTAGCCAGGCTCATCAAG GAGGACGTCTACCTCTCCCATGACCGCAACGTCCCCTACAAGTGGACGGCCCCCGAAGCACTCTCCCGAGGCCATTACTCCACCAAATCTGACGTGTGGTCCTTTGGGGTTCTCCTGCACGAGATTTTCAGCAGGGGTCAGGTGCCCTACCCAG GCATGTCCAACCACGAGGCCTTCCTGAGGGTGGATGCCGGCTACCGCATGCCCTGCCCTCTGGAGTGCCCGCCCAGCGTGCACAAGCTGATGCTGACATGCTGGTGCAGGGACCCTGAGCAGAGACCCTGCTTCAAGGCTCTGCGGGAGAGGCTTTCCAGCTTCACCAGCTATGAGAACCCGACCTGA
- the PTK6 gene encoding protein-tyrosine kinase 6 isoform X2, whose translation MVSRDQAHLGPKYVGLWDFKARTDEELSFRAGDVFYVARKEEQWWWFFGCISRSEAVHLLQAEGNAAGTFLIRVSEKPGADYVLSVRDVQAVRHYKIWRRAGGQLHLNEAVSFPSLPELVNYHRAQSLSHGLRLATPCQKHEPEPLPHWDDWERPREEFTLCRKLGSGYFGEVFEGLWKDLVQVAIKVISRDNLLHQQTLQSEIQAMKKLRHKHILALYAVVSVGDPVYIITELMVKGSLLELLRDSDERVLPVSELLDIAWQVAEGMCYLESQNYIHRDLAARNILVGENTLCKVGDFGLARLIKEDVYLSHDRNVPYKWTAPEALSRGHYSTKSDVWSFGVLLHEIFSRGQVPYPGMSNHEAFLRVDAGYRMPCPLECPPSVHKLMLTCWCRDPEQRPCFKALRERLSSFTSYENPT comes from the exons ATGGTGTCCCGGGACCAGGCTCACCTGGGCCCCAAGTATGTGGGCCTCTGGGACTTCAAGGCCCGGACGGATGAGGAGCTGAGCTTCCGAGCGGGGGACGTCTTCTACGTGGCCAGGAAGGAGGAGCAGTGGTG GTGGTTCTTTGGCTGCATCTCCCGCTCAGAAGCTGTGCATCTGCTGCAGGCCGAGGGTAACGCCGCCGGCACCTTCCTGATCAGGGTCAGCGAGAAGCCAGGCGCCGACTACGTCCTGTCGG TGCGGGACGTGCAGGCTGTGCGGCACTACAAGATCTGGCGGCGAGCCGGGGGCCAGCTACACCTGAACGAGGCGGTGTCCTTCCCCAGCCTGCCCGAGCTTGTGAACTACCACAGGGCCCAGAGCCTGTCCCACGGCCTGCGGCTGGCCACGCCCTGCCAGAAG CATGAGCCTGAGCCCCTGCCCCACTGGGATGACTGGGAGAGGCCGAGGGAGGAGTTCACACTCTGCAGGAAGCTGGGGTCCGGCTACTTTGGGGAGGTCTTCGAGGGGCTCTGGAAAGACCTGGTCCAGGTGGCCATTAAGGTGATTTCTCGAG ACAACCTCCTGCACCAGCAGACGCTGCAGTCGGAGATCCAGGCCATGAAGAAGCTGCGGCACAAACACATCCTGGCACTGTACGCCGTGGTGTCCGTGGGGGACCCTGTGTACATCATCACGGAGCTCATGGTCAAGGGCAGCCTGCTGGAGCTGCTTCGTG ATTCTGATGAGAGAGTCCTGCCCGTTTCGGAGCTGCTGGACATCGCCTGGCAGGTGGCTGAGGGCATGTGTTACCTGGAGTCTCAGAATTACATCCACCGGGACCTGGCCGCCAGGAACATCCTCGTCGGGGAAAACACCCTCTGCAAAGTTGGGGACTTCGGGCTAGCCAGGCTCATCAAG GAGGACGTCTACCTCTCCCATGACCGCAACGTCCCCTACAAGTGGACGGCCCCCGAAGCACTCTCCCGAGGCCATTACTCCACCAAATCTGACGTGTGGTCCTTTGGGGTTCTCCTGCACGAGATTTTCAGCAGGGGTCAGGTGCCCTACCCAG GCATGTCCAACCACGAGGCCTTCCTGAGGGTGGATGCCGGCTACCGCATGCCCTGCCCTCTGGAGTGCCCGCCCAGCGTGCACAAGCTGATGCTGACATGCTGGTGCAGGGACCCTGAGCAGAGACCCTGCTTCAAGGCTCTGCGGGAGAGGCTTTCCAGCTTCACCAGCTATGAGAACCCGACCTGA